One Mugil cephalus isolate CIBA_MC_2020 chromosome 12, CIBA_Mcephalus_1.1, whole genome shotgun sequence DNA segment encodes these proteins:
- the LOC125017875 gene encoding myosin heavy chain, fast skeletal muscle-like: protein MSTDAEMEQYGPAAIYLRKPEKERIEAQTTPFDAKTAYFVVDPDEMYLKGKLVKKEGGKATVETDTGKTVTVKEEDIHARNPPKFDKIEDMVMMTHLNEPCVLYNLKERYASWMIYTYSGLFCVVVNPYKWLPVYDSVVVAAYRGKKRIEAPPHIFSISDNAYQFMLTDRENQSVLITGESGAGKTVNTKRVIQYFATIAALGAKKAEPTSGKMQGSLEDQIVAANPLLEAYGNAKTVRNDNSSRFGKFIRIHFGSSGKLASADIETYLLEKSRVTFQLSAERSYHIFYQLMTGHKPELLEALLITTNPYDYPMISQGEITVKSINDVEEFIATDTAIDILGFSGEEKLGIYKLTGAVMHHGNMKFKQKQREEQAEPDGTEVADKIAYLMGLNSADMLKALCYPRVKVGNEMVTKGQTVPQVNNAVSALCKSVYEKMFLWMVIRINEMLDTKQARQFFIGVLDIAGFEIFDFNSLEQLCINFTNEKLQQFFNHHMFVLEQEEYKKEGIDWEFIDFGMDLAACIELIEKPMGIFSILEEECMFPKASDTSFKNKLHDQHLGKTKAFEKPKPGKGKAEAHFSLVHYAGTVDYNISGWLDKNKDPLNDSVVQLYQKSSNKLLAFLYATHGAAEEASAGGGGGKKGGGKKKGGSFQTVSAVFRENLGKLMTNLRSTHPHFVRCLIPNESKTPGLMENFLVIHQLRCNGVLEGIRICRKGFPSRILYGDFKQRYKVLNASVIPEGQFIDNKKASEKLLGSIDIDHTQYKLGHTKVFFKAGLLGNLEEMRDEKLAALVTMTQALARGYVMRKEFVKMMERREAIYSIQYNIRSFMNVKNWPWMNLYFKIKPLLKSAETEKELQQMKENYDKMKTDLAAALAKKKELEEKMVSLIQEKNDLQLQVTAEVENLSDAEERCEGLIKSKIQLEAKLKETTERLEDEEEINAELTAKKRKLEDECSELKKDIDDLELTLAKVEKEKHATENKVKNLTEEMASQDESIAKLTKEKKALQEAHQQTLDDLQAEEDKVNTLTKAKTKLEQQVDDLEGSLEQEKKLRMDLERAKRKLEGDLKLSQESVMDLENDKQQSEEKIKKKDFEISQLLSKIEDEQSLGAQLQKKIKELQARIEELEEEIEAERAARAKVEKQRADLSRELEEISERLEEAGGATAAQIEMNKKREAEFQKLRRDLEESTLQHEATAAALRKKQADSVAELGEQIDNLQRVKQKLEKEKSEYKMEIDDLSSNMEAVAKAKGNLEKMCRTVEDQLSELKAKNDENVRQLNDINAQKARLQTENGEYSRQLEEKEALVSQLTRGKQAFTQQIEELKRQIEEEVKAKNALAHAVQSARHDCDLLREQFEEEQEAKAELQRGMSKANSEVAQWRSKYETDAIQRTEELEESKKKLAQRLQEAEESIEAVNSKCASLEKTKQRLQGEVEDLMIDVERANALAANLDKKQRNFDKVLAEWKQKYEEGQAELEGAQKEARSLSTELFKIKNSYEESLDQLETMKRENKNLQQEISDLTEQIGETGKSIHELEKAKKTVETEKTEIQSALEEAEGTLEHEEAKILRVQLELNQVKGEIDRKLAEKDEEMEQIKRNSQRVIDSMQSTLDSEVRSRNDALRVKKKMEGDLNEMEIQLSHANRQAAEAQKQLRNVQGQLKDAQLHLDDAVRGQEDMKEQVAIVERRNGLMLSEIEELRAALEQTERGRKVAEQELVDASERVGLLHSQNTSLLNTKKKLEADLVQVQGEVDDAIQEARNAEEKAKKAITDAAMMAEELKKEQDTSSHLERMKKNLEVTVKDLQHRLDEAENLAMKGGKKQLQKLESRVRELEAEVENEQRRGADAVKGVRKYERRVKELTYQTEEDKKNVNRLQDLVDKLQLKVKAYKRQAEEAEEQANTHMSKLRKVQHELEEAQERADIAESQVNKLRVKSRDAGKSESAE from the exons ATGAGCACAGACGCAGAGATGGAGCAGTATGGCCCGGCGGCTATTTACCTCCGGaagccagagaaagagaggattGAGGCACAAACCACTCCTTTTGATGCCAAAACCGCCTACTTTGTGGTTGATCCTGATGAGATGTATCTCAAGGGTAAACTGGTGAAGAAAGAGGGTGGCAAAGCCACCGTGGAGACTGATACTGGAAAG actgtAACAGTAAAAGAGGAGGACATCCATGCCAGGAACCCTCCAAAGTTCGACAAAATTGAGGACATGGTCATGATGACCCACCTCAATGAGCCTTGCGTGTTGTATAACCTCAAAGAGCGTTATGCTTCATGGATGATCTAC ACCTACTCTGGGTTGTTCTGCGTTGTCGTGAATCCATACAAGTGGCTTCCCGTGTATGATTCTGTAGTTGTGGCCGCATACAGAGGCAAGAAGAGGATTGAGGCTCCACCCCACATCTTCTCTATCTCTGACAATGCCTATCAGTTCATGCTCACTG atCGTGAGAACCAGTCTGTCCTGATTAC TGGAGAATCTGGTGCAGGAAAGACTGTCAACACCAAACGTGTCATCCAGTACTTTGCAACAATTGCAGCTCTTGGTGCCAAGAAGGCTGAGCCAACCTCTGGCAAAATGCAG GGTTCCCTTGAGGACCAAATTGTAGCAGCCAACCCTCTGCTGGAGGCCTATGGTAATGCCAAGACTGTGAGGAATGACAATTCCTCACGTTTT GGTAAATTCATTAGGATCCACTTTGGTTCATCTGGAAAGCTAGCTTCAGCTGACATTGAAACAT ATCTGCTGGAGAAGTCTCGTGTCACCTTCCAGTTGTCTGCTGAGAGGAGCTACCATATCTTCTATCAGCTGATGACAGGCCACAAGCCTGAGCTTCTGG AGGCTCTTCTGATCACCACCAACCCCTACGACTATCCAATGATCAGTCAGGGTGAAATCACTGTCAAGAGCATCAATGACGTTGAGGAGTTCATTGCAACAGAT ACTGCCATTGATATCTTGGGCTTCAGTGGTGAGGAGAAATTGGGCATCTACAAGCTGACTGGAGCTGTGATGCATCACGGCAACATGAAATTCAAGCAGAAGCAGCGTGAGGAGCAGGCTGAACCTGATGGCACTGAGG TGGCTGATAAAATCGCTTACCTCATGGGTCTGAACTCAGCTGATATGTTGAAAGCTCTGTGCTACCCAAGAGTCAAAGTTGGAAATGAGATGGTCACCAAAGGTCAGACCGTCCCACAG GTCAACAATGCTGTCAGTGCTCTGTGCAAGTCTGTCTATGAGAAAATGTTCTTGTGGATGGTCATCCGTATCAATGAGATGTTGGACACAAAGCAGGCCAGACAGTTCTTCATTGGTGTGCTGGATATCGCTGGATTTGAGATCTTTGAT TTCAACAGCTTGGAACAGCTCTGCATCAACTTCACAAATGAGAAACTGCAACAGTTCTTCAACCACCACATGTTTGTCCTGGAGCAAGAGGAGTACAAGAAAGAAGGCATTGACTGGGAGTTCATTGACTTTGGCATGGACTTGGCTGCCTGCATTGAACTTATTGAGAAG CCAATGGGCATTTTCTCCATCCTTGAAGAGGAGTGCATGTTCCCCAAGGCCTCTGACACATCTTTCAAGAACAAGCTGCATGATCAGCATCTTGGCAAAACTAAGGCCTTTGAGAAGCCAAAGCCTGGAAAGGGCAAGGCTGAGGCTCACTTCTCCCTGGTTCACTATGCTGGTACAGTGGACTACAACATCTCTGGCTGGCTGGACAAGAACAAGGACCCACTGAATGACTCAGTTGTTCAGCTCTACCAGAAGTCTTCAAACAAACTGCTGGCCTTCCTGTATGCTACCCATGGTGCAGCTGAGG AGGCTTCTgctggtggtggcggcggcaaGAAGGGTGGTGGTAAGAAGAAGGGTGGTTCATTCCAGACAGTGTCTGCTGTTTTCAGG GAGAACTTGGGCAAGCTGATGACCAACCTAAGGAGCACTCATCCTCACTTTGTCCGTTGCCTGATTCCCAATGAATCAAAGACTCCAG GTCTTATGGAGAATTTTTTGGTCATCCACCAGCTGAGGTGTAACGGTGTACTGGAGGGTATCAGAATCTGCAGAAAGGGCTTTCCCAGCAGAATCCTCTATGGTGACTTCAAGCAGAG ATACAAAGTATTAAATGCAAGTGTCATCCCTGAGGGACAGTTCATTGACAACAAGAAAGCTTCAGAGAAGCTGCTTGGCTCCATTGACATTGACCACACTCAGTACAAGCTTGGACACACAAAG GTGTTCTTCAAAGCTGGTCTTCTGGGTAACCTTGAGGAGATGAGAGATGAAAAATTGGCTGCTCTGGTGACCATGACTCAGGCTCTTGCCAGAGGATATGTCATGAGGAAGGAGTTTGTTAAAATGATGGAAAGGAG aGAAGCCATCTACAGCATCCAGTACAACATCCGTTCATTCATGAATGTGAAGAACTGGCCATGGATGAATCTGTACTTCAAGATCAAGCCTCTCCTGAAGAGCGCTGAGACTGAGAAGGAGTTGCAGCAGATGAAAGAGAACTATGACAAGATGAAGACAGACTTGGCTGCTGCTCTGGCCAAGAAGaaggaactggaggagaagatggttTCCCTGATACAGGAGAAGAATGACCTGCAGCTTCAAGTGACTGCA GAAGTTGAGAATCTCTCGGATGCAGAGGAAAGGTGTGAGGGGCTCATTAAGAGCAAGATCCAGCTTGAGGCAAAACTCAAAGAGACCACTGAGAGactggaggatgaagaggagatcAATGCTGAGCTGACCGCCAAGAAGAGGAAGTTGGAGGATGAATGCTCTGAGCTGAAGAAGGACATTGATGACTTGGAACTTACCTTGGCTaaagtggagaaggagaagcatgccacagaaaacaag GTAAAAAACCTGACAGAAGAGATGGCATCTCAAGATGAGTCCATTGCCAAGTTGACCAAAGAGAAGAAAGCCCTCCAAGAGGCCCATCAGCAGACACTGGATGACCTCCaggcagaggaagacaaagtCAACACTCTGACAAAGGCCAAGACCAAGCTGGAACAGCAAGTGGACGAT CTTGAGGGCTCATTGGAGCAAGAGAAGAAGCTCCGCATGGACCTTGAGAGAGCCAAGAGGAAGCTTGAGGGAGATCTGAAACTGTCCCAGGAATCCGTAATGGATCTGGAGAATGACAAGCAGCAATCTGAGGAAAAAATCAAGAA GAAGGACTTTGAGATCAGTCAACTTCTCAGCAAGATTGAGGATGAACAGTCTCTTGGTGCTCAGCTTcagaagaagatcaaggaaCTCCAG GCTCGTATTGAGGAACTGGAAGAGGAGATTGAGGCTGAGAGGGCTGCGCGGGCGAAGGTAGAGAAGCAGAGAGCTGACCTCTCCAGGGAGCTTGAGGAGATCAGTGAGAGGCTCGAGGAAGCTGGTGGAGCAACAGCAGCTCAGATTGAGATGAACAAGAAGCGTGAGGCTGAGTTCCAGAAGCTGCGTCGTGACCTTGAGGAGTCAACCCTGCAGCATGAAGCTACCGCAGCAGCTCTCCGCAAGAAGCAGGCCGACAGTGTGGCAGAGCTGGGAGAGCAGATTGACAACCTCCAGCGTGTCAAGCAgaagctggagaaagaaaagagtgagTACAAGATGGAGATTGATGACCTCTCCAGCAACATGGAGGCTGTCGCCAAAGCAAAG GGCAACTTGGAGAAAATGTGCAGAACTGTTGAGGACCAACTGAGTGAACTCAAAGCCAAAAACGATGAGAATGTTCGCCAGCTGAATGACATTAATGCTCAGAAGGCAAGACTTCAGACAGAGAATG GTGAGTATTCCCGCCAGCTTGAGGAGAAAGAAGCTCTTGTTTCTCAGCTGACCAGGGGCAAGCAGGCATTCACTCAGCAAATAGAAGAGCTTAAGAGACAAATCGAGGAAGAAGTCAAG GCCAAGAATGCCCTGGCTCATGCTGTTCAGTCAGCTCGCCATGACTGTGATCTGCTCAGAGAGCAgtttgaggaggagcaggaagccaaggctgagctgcagagaggaatgtCCAAGGCCAACAGTGAAGTGGCTCAGTGGAGGAGCAAATATGAGACTGATGCTATCCAGCGCACTGAGGAACTGGAGGAATCCAA GAAAAAGCTAGCCCAGCGCCTGCAGGAGGCTGAGGAATCCATTGAGGCTGTGAACTCCAAGTGCGCCTCTTTGGAGAAGACCAAGCAGAGGCTGCAGGGTGAAGTGGAGGACCTCATGATTGATGTGGAGAGAGCCAATGCTCTGGCTGCCAACCTGGACAAGAAGCAGAGGAACTTTGATAAG GTCCTGGCAGAATGGAAACAAAAGTATGAGGAGGGCCAGGCagagctggaaggagctcaaaAGGAGGCTCGCTCTCTCAGCACTGAGCTGTTCAAGATAAAGAACTCCTATGAGGAGTCTCTGGATCAGCTAGAGACcatgaagagagagaacaagaaCCTGCAGC AGGAGATCTCAGACCTGACTGAACAGATTGGTGAGACTGGAAAGAGTATTCATGAACTGGAGAAAGCAAAGAAGACTGTGGAGACTGAGAAGACTGAAATCCAATCTGCTCTGGAGGAAGCTGAG GGCACTCTGGAGCATGAGGAGGCCAAGATTCTCCGTGTTCAGCTTGAGCTCAACCAGGTCAAAGGAGAGATTGACAGGAAGCTGGCAGAGAAGGACGAGGAGATGGAGCAGATCAAGAGGAACAGCCAGAGGGTGATAGACTCCATGCAGAGCACTCTTGATTCTGAAGTCAGGAGCAGGAATGATGCCCTGAGAgtcaagaagaagatggagggagaccTGAATGAGATGGAGATTCAGCTGAGCCATGCTAACAGACAGGCTGCTGAGGCCCAGAAACAACTGAGGAATGTCCAGGGACAACTCAAG GATGCCCAACTGCACCTTGATGATGCTgtcagaggacaggaggacatgaaggagCAGGTCGCCATAGTGGAGCGCAGAAATGGTCTGATGCTGTCTGAGAttgaggagctgagagctgctctggagcagacagagagaggacgcAAAGTGGCTGAGCAGGAATTGGTTGATGCTAGTGAGCGTGTCGGATTGCTTCATTCTCAG aaCACCAGTCTTCTGAACaccaagaagaagctggaggctGACCTTGTCCAGGTTCAGGGTGAGGTAGATGATGCTATTCAGGAAGCCAGAAATGCTGAGGAGAAAGCTAAGAAGGCTATCACTGAC GCTGCCATGATGgctgaggagctgaagaaggagcaggacaCCAGCTCTCAcctggagaggatgaagaagaactTGGAGGTCACAGTCAAGGACTTGCAGCACCGCCTGGATGAAGCTGAGAACCTTGCCATGAAGGGTGGCAAGAAGCAGCTCCAGAAACTGGAGTCCAGG GTGCGTGAACTGGAGGCTGAAGTTGAAAATGAGCAGAGACGTGGAGCTGATGCTGTTAAAGGAGTCCGCAAATATGAGAGGAGAGTGAAGGAGCTCACCTACCAG ACtgaagaggacaagaagaaTGTGAACAGACTCCAGGATCTGGTGGACAAGCTGCAGCTCAAAGTCAAGGCTTACAAGAGACAGGCCGAGGAGGCT GAGGAGCAGGCCAATACTCATATGTCCAAACTGAGAAAGGTGCAGCATGAGCTGGAGGAAGCTCAGGAGCGTGCTGACATTGCTGAGTCCCAGGTCAACAAGTTGAGAGTCAAGAGCCGTGATGCTGGAAAG TCTGAAAGTGCTGAGTAA